AGGCCGGCGCGGCCCGTCCCGGCGACAGCCTGTAAGGCGGCTCCGCTCTGAGAACTGAGCCCAGCGTGCTCCTCAAATTCGTCCTCATTTTCTTGCGCGAGGCCCCCATGCCCCGAACCGATTGCGGACGCCGCCCCGGCGCGCGTGGATTCATGCTGATCGAGCTGCTGGTGGTGATCGCCATCATCGCCGTGCTGATCGCCCTGCTGCTCCCCGCGGTGCAATCGGCCCGCGAGGCGGCCCGGCGGATCCAGTGCACCAACAACCTCAAGCAGCTCTCGCTCGGGATGCACAACTATCACGACCAGAACAACATGTTCATCACGGCCGAGTCCTACTCCGGCGACTCGTCGGGCCAGTCGTCGGTCCCGCGCAAGGCCTGGGGCTGGCGGGTCGTCGAGCTGCCGTTCATCGAGCAGACGGCGATCTGGAACGCGCTCAACCAGAGCGTGTGCATCTGGAACCCCGAGAACACGACCTGCTACGACGTCAGCGTCTCCGCCTTCCACTGCCCGAGCGACGCCCTCGTCTCGCAACGCCTGAACAACGGCGTGAACAACGCCCCGCTCTACAACGGCGACGTCTTCATGCACTTCGCCAGCTACGCCGGCAACGCCGGGACGTGGTTCCAGGAGACCGCGCCGCCGAACTGGACGGGGATCCAGGCGGGCGCGAGCAACTCCAACGGCATGATCTTCCAGTTCTCCCGCGTGGGGATCAACTCGGTCACCGACGGGACCAGCAACACCTTCCTGATCGGCGAGTGGGCCTACGGCAAGCTCCCCGCCGGCGACCAGTCGCAGTGGCACTGGTGGTGCGGCTACAACCCGGGCGACGCGACGCTCTCGACCTCGTACCCGCTCAACCCCGAGATCAAGTGCGCGAACGCCGTCGGCTCCAACACGTCCTACGTGTGGGACGGCGCGGCCGGCAGCTTCCACCCGGGCGGGGCGAACTTCGCCATGGCCGACGGCTCGGTCCGCTTCATCAAGGACTCGATCAGCACGTCGCCCTTCAGCCAGGCGAACTGCACGCTGACCAACATCACCGGCGGCCCCGCCCCCAACCCCTTCTCGTTCGCGACCGGCACGCAGGTCGGCGTCTACCAGGCCCTCTCCACCCGCAACGGCGGCGAGGTCGTCAGCAGCGACAGCTATTGAACGTCGCACAGGTTCGAAAAGGAGCGGGCCGCGCATCGGCTGCGCGGCACGCTTTCCCGTCTCACAGGTGTCGCCGGAGCGGCGTTCGGAATGCCCGACTCGCTCAGGGCTTCACGATCGTCGCCGGCTTGGGCACGGCGGGAACCACCACCGGCTTCGATTCGATCACGCGGACTTCCTTGACGATCGCCAGCTCATCGATGACCGTCGTCACGCCGATCGTGTTCTCGACCAACTCCGCCGCCAGCTTCTTGGCCGCGGCGTCGACGACCGAGCCCCTCAGGACGACGGACCCGTCGGAGCGGACCTCCATCTGCACGGCCGAGCTCCTCAGCCGCTTGTCCGTGCGGATGCGTGTCGCGACGAGGTCGACCAGGTCCCGCTCCTGGGCGACGACCTGCCCGCGAGCGACGGCGCCCTCGACCCCTTGGCGGATGTTCCTGCCGGCGTTGTCCAGCGCGTCCCCGACGCGAGAGAGCGTGCCCTGGGCGTGGGCGGTCGAGACGCAGGAGAGGACGACCAGGGCGGCGAGCGTGCGGACCATTGGGAACACTCCGGTAGGAGATGGGGACTGGTAGAAACGGCTGGCGAGCCGTCGACTGCCCATCTTCAAACGCAATCGCGGCGCCAACCGAGGATGACCCCCACAGCCGAGAAGCACGGCGACCGTCCCAAGGCGTCCAGCCGTCACGACGCGACCTTATTCCGATGGTTCGAGGCTTAGAGGCCCTAACCGAATTGGCCTGGAGATTGCGGACCGATAGGCGTAGCGGACTCGAACTCTGAGGACCGACGCCATGGCCAAGCCCCTGCTCCCCGACGCGTTGTGGGACCGCATCCGCCCGCTGTTGCCGCCGCCACCGAAGCCGAAGCGGCCCGACCGGCCGGGGCGGAAGCGGATCGACGACCGGCTCTGCTTGACCGGGATCCTCTTCGTGTTGAAGACCGGGATCAACTGGGAGGACCTGCCGCGGGAGATGGGCTGCGGCTCGGGGATGACCTGCTGGCGACGGCTGGCGTCCTGGACGGCCGCGGGCGTCTGGTCGAAGCTGCACGCCCTGCTGCTGTCGGAGTTGGAGTGGGCCGGGGCGATCGACTGGAGCCGGGCGACGATCGACGGGTCGCACGTGCGGGCCCGGGGCGGCGGCGAGGCGACCGGCCCCAGCCCGGTGGACAGGCGGAAGAAGGGGAGCAAGCACGTCGTCGTCACCGACGCCGCCGGGCTCCCCTTGGCGGCCGTGACGGCCCCGGGGAACAGGCCGGACGTCACGCAGCTGGAGCGGGCCGTCGACGCCGTGCCGCCGGTCCGCGGCCCGCGAGGCCGCCCGCGGCGGCGGCCGGAGGAGATGTACGCCGACCGCGGCTTCGACTCGAAGGCGAACCGCGACGCCCTGCGACGACGCGGCGTCCGCCCGAAGATCGCCCGGATCCGGACGCCGCACGGCAGCGGCCTGGGGAAGAAGCGATGGGTCGCCGAGCGGACCATCTCGTGGCTCCACGGCTTCGGCCGCCTGCGGGTCCGGAAAGACCGCTCCGCAGCCATCCATCAGGCCTTCCTGTCAATCGGCTGCTCCCTGATATGCTTTGCGAACCTATGTATATAGTGCAACTTTGTTAGGGCCTCTTAGGCTCGTCCATTCCTCGTCACGCCGCCGCTGCACATCGATGAATCGCACCAGGCTCCAGGCGCAGGCGACCGAGAGGGCCGCGCAGAGTCCCGCGAGCAGCGCCGCCGCTGGGATGAGCGACCAGCGATCCCAGTCCAGCGGCGGCGCCGTCCGATTCGCGGCCCGGACGCCCACCAGAAGGGCCATGCACGAGCCCCCGGCGATCAGGGCCCAACGCATCACCGGCACGGCCCAGGCTGAAGCGATCGCCGCCTTAAGCCCGAGTCGCGAGCGAGCTTCGACGGGCTCGGCCCCGAGGAGCCGTTGCTCCATCGCATGCGCGACGAGGGCGGTCGCCAGGAACCAGAGCGGGCCGAACAGCCAGAACGGCAGGAAGGCGGAACTCGCGACGAACGCGGCGAGTTCCTCGCGCGACCAGGCGTGGATCCATCCCGCGGCCCAGAGGGCAAAGCCGCAGAAGCCGAGGCAGAGCGCCGCCTCGATCCCGGCGAAACGCAGCGCGCCCCGCAGGGTGGACTCGTCGGGCCGGCCTTCCCAGAAGCGGCCCAGGGCGTCGCTCGCGGGGACGGACTCCTGCAATTGCGCCGTCACGTCGTCGGGGTCGCCGAACCGCAGCGCCGTCCGGGCCAGGGCGGCCTGATCGTCGCCCAGCCGGGCCGACTCCTCCTCGAAGACGCCGACGACGTGGGCGAACAACTCCTCGCGCATCGCGCGCTTGCGGGACGCGCTCGCCCGGACCGGCCGGACGGCGCGCTCGACGATGATCTTCAACCGGGACGAGGTCGCGTCGTTCATGCGGGTGCTCCCAGGATTCCGCCGAGGATGCGGACGAATTGCCCCCACTCGGCGCGGCCGTCGGCGAGCTTGCCGCGTCCCTTCGCCGTCAGCCGGTAGATCCGCCGCCGGGCGCCGCGACGGCCGTGCGATTCCACCTCCCAAACCGCCTCGACCTCGCCGTCCGCTTCCAGTCGGTAGAGCGCGGGGTAGAGCGAGCCTTCTTTGAGCCGCAGCAGCCCGCAGCCCGCCTCCTCCAGCCGGCGCAGGATTTCGAGGCCGTGAGCCTCGCCCTGCTCCAGGTTGGACAGGATCATCGTCTCCAGGTGCCCGCGCAGCTTGTCGCCGTCGATCGCTCCCATGGGATTATCCTAGACAGACTGGGTATTGAAGTCAACCGTCGGCGGCCGATCAGATGGATTGCGTTCGGCGATGCTCGCCATTCGCATGCCTACGCATGAATCGCCGTCGATCCC
The DNA window shown above is from Paludisphaera mucosa and carries:
- a CDS encoding DUF1559 domain-containing protein, producing the protein MPRTDCGRRPGARGFMLIELLVVIAIIAVLIALLLPAVQSAREAARRIQCTNNLKQLSLGMHNYHDQNNMFITAESYSGDSSGQSSVPRKAWGWRVVELPFIEQTAIWNALNQSVCIWNPENTTCYDVSVSAFHCPSDALVSQRLNNGVNNAPLYNGDVFMHFASYAGNAGTWFQETAPPNWTGIQAGASNSNGMIFQFSRVGINSVTDGTSNTFLIGEWAYGKLPAGDQSQWHWWCGYNPGDATLSTSYPLNPEIKCANAVGSNTSYVWDGAAGSFHPGGANFAMADGSVRFIKDSISTSPFSQANCTLTNITGGPAPNPFSFATGTQVGVYQALSTRNGGEVVSSDSY
- a CDS encoding BON domain-containing protein, yielding MVRTLAALVVLSCVSTAHAQGTLSRVGDALDNAGRNIRQGVEGAVARGQVVAQERDLVDLVATRIRTDKRLRSSAVQMEVRSDGSVVLRGSVVDAAAKKLAAELVENTIGVTTVIDELAIVKEVRVIESKPVVVPAVPKPATIVKP
- a CDS encoding IS5 family transposase — protein: MAKPLLPDALWDRIRPLLPPPPKPKRPDRPGRKRIDDRLCLTGILFVLKTGINWEDLPREMGCGSGMTCWRRLASWTAAGVWSKLHALLLSELEWAGAIDWSRATIDGSHVRARGGGEATGPSPVDRRKKGSKHVVVTDAAGLPLAAVTAPGNRPDVTQLERAVDAVPPVRGPRGRPRRRPEEMYADRGFDSKANRDALRRRGVRPKIARIRTPHGSGLGKKRWVAERTISWLHGFGRLRVRKDRSAAIHQAFLSIGCSLICFANLCI
- a CDS encoding helix-turn-helix transcriptional regulator; amino-acid sequence: MGAIDGDKLRGHLETMILSNLEQGEAHGLEILRRLEEAGCGLLRLKEGSLYPALYRLEADGEVEAVWEVESHGRRGARRRIYRLTAKGRGKLADGRAEWGQFVRILGGILGAPA